The Platichthys flesus chromosome 18, fPlaFle2.1, whole genome shotgun sequence genome includes a window with the following:
- the snw1 gene encoding SNW domain-containing protein 1: MRSSRLSTKEERKMSLTSFLPSPTQLSQDQLEAEERIQAQKSYSNALVSSLREPPQYGQRKSWVPRALEDFGDGGAFPEIHVAQFPQEMGRKKKTSNALAVQVDAEGKVKYDSIARQGQSKDKVIFSKYTDLLPKEVLNEDTPELQKPDEEAVKELTDKTRAALDKQVSQKIAAAMPVRAADKQAPAQYIRYTPSQQGVAFNSGAKQRVIRMVEMQKDPMEPPRFKINKKIPRGPPSPPAPVLHSPSRKMTVKEQQEWKIPPCISNWKNAKGYTIPLDKRLAADGRGLQTVHINENFAKLAEALYIADRKAREAVEMRAQVEKKMAQKEKEKKEEKLRELAQMARDRRAGIKSHGDKGGEDGEARERDEIRHDRRKERQHDRNILRAAPDKRSKLQRDQERDVSELIALGMPNPRSSSEAQYDQRLFNQSKGMDSGFAGGEDDMYNVYDKPFHGNKDMASHIYRPSKNIDKDTYTDDLEALKQNNRFAPGKEFSGADHAQKRDGPVQFEEDPFGLDKFLEEAKQHGGSKRPSTSGRSKDDYHDKKRRKE; encoded by the exons ATGCGCAGCAGCCGGCTCTCCACCaaggaagaaaggaaaatgTCTCTGACGAG CTTTCTACCTTCGCCGACCCAGCTGTCCCAGGACCagctggaggcagaggagaggatcCAGGCCCAGAAGTCCTACTCCAATGCCCTGGTTTCGTCCCTCAGAGAGCCCCCTCAATACGGACAGAGGAAAAGCTGGGTGCCGCGTGCACTCGAG GACTTTGGAGATGGAGGAGCTTTCCCAGAGATCCATGTCGCCCAGTTTCCTCAGGAGATGGGCCggaagaagaagacgtccaATGCCTTGGCGGTGCAAGTTGATGCAGAGGGAAAAGTCAAATATGATTCTATCGCCAGACAAGGACAGAGCAAAGATAAG GTGATCTTCAGTAAATACACAGACCTTCTGCCAAAGGAAGTGCTAAATGAAGACACCCCAGAGCTACAGAAGCCCGACGAGGAGGCGGTGAAAGAA CTTACAGATAAGACTCGGGCTGCCTTGGACAAGCAGGTGTCTCAGAAGATTGCTGCAGCTATGCCTGTAAgagctgcagacaaacaggcTCCTGCACAGTACATCAG ATACACCCCATCCCAGCAGGGGGTAGCTTTTAACTCTGGGGCCAAACAGAGAGTGATCCGCATGGTGGAGATGCAGAAAGACCCCATGGAGCCTCCACGTTTCAA gatcAACAAGAAGATTCCCAGAGgacccccctctcctcctgcccctGTCTTGCATTCTCCAAGCAGAAAG ATGACAGTGAAGGAACAGCAGGAGTGGAAGATTCCTCCATGCATCTCCAACTGGAAGAACGCTAAG GGCTACACCATTCCTCTCGACAAACGTCTGGCTGCTGATGGTAGGGGGCTGCAAACAGTTCATATCAATGAAAACTTTGCCAAGTTGGCTGAGGCGCTCTACATCGCTGACAGAAAG GCCAGGGAGGCAGTGGAGATGAGAGCCCAGGTAGAGAAGAAGATGGCccagaaggagaaggagaaaaaggaggagaaacttAGGGAGCTGGCCCAAATGGCTCGAGACCGCAGGGCGGGGATCAAAAGTCACGGAGACAAAG GTGGCGAAGACGGCGAGGCCAGGGAACGTGATGAGATCCGCCATGACAGACGGAAAGAGAGACAACACGACAGGAACATTTTGAGGGCAGCTCCTGATAAGAG GTCCAAGCTGCAAAGAGACCAGGAGAGGGACGTCAGTGAGCTGATCGCTCTGGGGATGCCCAACCCTCGCTCTTCCTCCGAAGCTCAGTACGACCAGAGGCTCTTCAATCAAAGCAAG ggTATGGACAGTGGCTTCGCTGGTGGTGAGGACGACATGTACAACGTCTACGACAAGCCGTTCCACGGCAACAAAGACATGGCTTCACACATCTACAGGCCCAGCAAAAATATTGACAAGGACACCTACACAGATGACCTTGAAGCACTCAAGCAAAACAA CCGGTTTGCTCCTGGCAAAGAATTCTCCGGTGCCGACCACGCACAGAAGCGGGACGGACCAGTCCAGTTTGAAGAGGATCCCTTCGGTTTGGACAAGTTCTTGGAGGAAGCCAAGCAGCACGGCGGCTCTAAGAGGCCCTCAACCAGCGGCCGCTCAAAGGACGACTACCACGACAAGAAGCGCAGGAAGGAGTGA